One genomic window of Aethina tumida isolate Nest 87 chromosome 3, icAetTumi1.1, whole genome shotgun sequence includes the following:
- the LOC109594874 gene encoding 39S ribosomal protein L32, mitochondrial, protein MAGSIINRLRTVIQNFESILGIGRRGYPDAFCLAGVEVNRAPIDAPKFSLKDIIGDGLLWAVPKHRRSLEKRLKRKFGHPDYHLKILLPRTNIRTCNKCGDDHEIGVLCPTCYKKIIDETREMQDAIQNELKLEPVEKEVVVLYSGEKEEKPDEFWEGKRIVEIPKERPSWFSKNLLQQTTQKPASTKEVKPSDLG, encoded by the exons ATGGCCGGTTCGATAATAAACCGTTTGCGGACCgttattcaaaatttcgaAAGCATTTTGGGCATTGGCAGAAGAGGATATCCAG ATGCGTTTTGTCTTGCCGGCGTCGAAGTTAATCGCGCCCCAATTGACGCCCCTAAATTCTCCCTGAAAGATATCATAGGGGATGGTTTACTTTGGGCAGTACCCAAGCACAGGCGGTCGCTGGAAAAACGGTTAAAAAGGAAGTTTGGCCATCCAGATTATCATCTTAAAATCCTGCTTCCGAGGACTAATATTAGAACGTGCAATAAATGTGGAGACGACCACGAAATCGGTGTATTATGTC CAACgtgttacaaaaaaataatcgacGAAACTCGTGAAATGCAGGATGCTATACAAAATGAGCTGAAATTAGAACCAGTAGAAAAAGAAGTGGTTGTCTTATACAGTggtgaaaaagaagaaaaacctGATGAATTTTGGGAAGGAAAGAGAATAGTGGAAATACCAAAGGAACGTCCATCATGGTTCAGTAAAAACCTCCTTCAACAGACAACTCAAAAACCTGCATCCACCAAAGAAGTGAAACCTTCAGATTTGggttaa